One Phaseolus vulgaris cultivar G19833 chromosome 4, P. vulgaris v2.0, whole genome shotgun sequence DNA window includes the following coding sequences:
- the LOC137838173 gene encoding serine/threonine-protein kinase VPS15 isoform X2, with amino-acid sequence MGNKIARTTQVSASEYYLHDLPSTYNLVLKEALGRGRFFKSIQCKHDEGLVLVKVYFKRGDFLDLSDYERRLSQIKQIFSSIDHPHVWPFQFWQETDKAAYLLRQYFFHNLHDRLSTRPFLSLVEKKWLAFQLLVAVNQCHENGVCHGDIKCENVLITSSNWLYLADFASFKPTYIPYDDPSDFSFFFDTGGRRLCYLAPERFYEHGGEMQMAQDTPLKPYMDIFAVGCVTAELFLEGQPLFELSQLLAYRRGQYDPSQHLEKIPDIGIRKMILHMIQLEPESRFSAERYLKEYAAVVFPIYFSPFLHDFYRCWSPLHSDMRVLLCQSAFPEILKQMMNNKPSDDAGANSGELLEEMVAKESVSFLKDSLRKREDIGKGLVHDNYEVLGDINGIPRDAKRNNNPSDVAGKAHNSTFPENLTNLQTDTFGMPFLPLPKDSMRCEGMVLITSLLCSCIRNVKLPHLRRAAVLLLKASALYIDDEDRLQRVIPYVIAMLSDAAAIVRCAALETLCDILPLVRDFPPSDAKIFPEYIFPMLSMLPDDPEESVRICYASNIAKLALTAYGFLIHSVSLSEAGVLDELSLSQKPLTSSTQTSGRMKRINGDVQLLQLRKSIAEVVQELVMGPKQTPNIRRALLQDIGKLCYFFGVRQSNDSLLPILPAFLNDRDEQLRTVFYEKIVYVCFFVGQRSVEEYLLPYIEQALSDMTESVIVKAVECMSILCKSGFFRKRTLLQMIDRGFPLLCYPSEWVRRSVVSFIAASSECLGEVDSYVYLSPVIRPFLRRQPVSLTSERDLLSCLKPPVSRQVYYEVLENSRSSDMLERQRKIWYSSSQSKLWEMDLLKKGIEELDSLKNWSDKQQGPGVQQTVGTAFQQPGITDCDKAEAKLRDMGAFMHNDSNVGHRDTQGLEKLQFSGFMSPNFSGVNSLTFEKPSEGIPLYSFSVDRRGMGVPPAASDPPLPMNSLGVSSSAMPWVNPLSKSFNLASSVPAPKLFSGSFSISNGSKQFHRVVHEPDARENETAYINSTFQDLGSSANVKGTSIALEDATAQTDLSGFPSFARASIPDSGWRPRGVLVAHLQEHRSAVNDVAISADHSFFVSASDDSTVKIWDSRKLEKDISFRSKLTYHLEGSRVLCAAMLPGSAQVIIGASDGFIHMFSVDHISKGLGHVVEKYSGIADITKKDIKEGAVLNLLNCPVDNYTIMYSTQNCGIHLWDTRSNSNTWNLKATPEEGYASSLASGPCGNWFVSGSSRGVITLWDLRFLIPVNSWQYSLACPIEKMCLFLPPSNASLSSAARPLVYVAAGCNEVSLWNAENGSCHQVLRMANYDSDAEMSDLPWALARPSGKPTSQSDLRRNVNRKYGVDEVNEPPSRLPGIHSLLPLPGGDLLTGGTDLKIRRWDHYSPDRSYCICGPNIKGIGNDDFYETKSSFGVQVVQETKRRPLTIKLTAKAILAAAATDSGGCHRDSIVSLASIKLNQRLLLSSGRDGAIKVWK; translated from the exons TTTTGGCAAGAAACGGACAAAGCAGCGTACCTTTTGAGACAGTATTTCTTCCATAATCTGCATGATAGGTTAAGTACTCGACCTTTTCTTAGTCTTGTTGAGAAGAAATGGTTGGCTTTTCAG TTGCTTGTAGCTGTAAACCAGTGCCACGAGAATGGAGTATGTCACG GTGATATCAAGTGTGAGAATGTGCTGATTACCTCCTCCAATTGGCTTTACCTTGCTGACTTTGCATCTTTCAAACCCACATACATTCCGTATGATGACCCATCtgatttctcttttttctttgacACTGGTGGACGAAGACTATGTTATCTTGCACCTGAG AGATTTTATGAACATGGAGGCGAGATGCAGATGGCACAAGATACCCCCTTAAAACCCTATATGGATATATTTGCTGTTGG GTGTGTAACTGCTGAGCTTTTCCTTGAGGGGCAGCCACTATTTGAACTGTCTCAACTTCTTGCTTATCGCAGAGGGCAATATGATCCAAGTCAACACCTTGAAAAA ATACCGGATATTGGAATCCGTAAAATGATATTGCACATGATTCAGTTAGAACCCGAGTCCCGATTTTCTGCTGAAAGATATCTGAAGGAATATGCTGCAGTTGTTTTTCCGATTTATTTTTCACCATTTCTTCATGATTTTTACCGTTGCTGGAGTCCTCTTCATTCTGACATGAGG GTTTTACTATGCCAAAGTGCTTTTCCGGAGATACTCAAACAAATGATGAACAATAAGCCATCTGATGATGCAGGTGCTAATTCCGGGGAACTTTTGGAAGAGATGGTTGCTAAAGAAAGTGTGAGTTTCTTGAAGGATTCACTGAGGAAGAGAGAAGACATAGGCAAAGGCTTAGTCCATGATAACTATGAAGTTCTTGGTGATATTAATGGCATACCGAGGGATgcgaaaagaaataataatccATCCGATGTAGCAGGAAAGGCACATAATTCAACTTTCCCCGAAAATCTAACAAATCTTCAAACTG ATACATTTGGAATGCCTTTTCTACCGTTACCAAAGGATAGTATGAGATGTGAAGGCATGGTTTTGATAACTTCTTTGCTGTGCTCTTGCATACGCAATGTCAAGTTGCCTCACCTGAGGAGGGCAGCTGTACTCTTGTTGAAGGCTTCTGCTCTATATATTGATGATGAAGATCGTTTGCAGCGTGTTATACCATATGTGATTGCAATGCTTTCAGATGCAGCAGCAATTGTCCGTTGTGCTGCTTTGGAGACTTTGTGTGACATTCTTCCCTTAGTGAGGGATTTTCCTCCCAGTGATGCGAAGATATTTCCTGAGTATATTTTTCCAATGCTTTCTATGCTTCCTGATGATCCTGAGGAAAGTGTGAGGATATGCTATGCCAGCAATATAGCTAAACTGGCGTTGACTGCTTATGGATTTCTGATACACTCAGTAAGCTTGAGTGAGGCAGGTGTCCTTGATGAATTGAGTTTGTCACAGAAACCATTGACATCATCCACTCAGACCTCTGGAAGAATGAAGAGGATAAATGGTGATGTTCAACTTCTGCAGCTGAGGAAATCCATTGCGGAGGTTGTCCAAGAACTTGTTATGGGTCCTAAGCAAACCCCAAATATAAGGAGAGCACTTCTTCAGGATATTGGCAAACTGTGCTACTTCTTTGGTGTGAGACAGAGTAATGACTCTCTTTTACCCATTCTTCCTGCTTTCTTAAATGATCGGGATGAGCAATTAAGGACAGTATTCTATGAAAAAATAGTTTATGTCTGCTTTTTTGTGGGGCAAAgaagtgtagaagaatatttaTTACCTTATATTGAGCAAGCTTTAAGTGACATGACAGAATCAGTCATTGTTAAAGCCGTAGAATGTATGTCTATTCTATGTAAAAGTGGTTTCTTCCGGAAGAGAACATTGCTTCAAATGATAGATCGTGGCTTTCCTTTATTGTGTTATCCTAGTGAATGGGTACGGAGATCAGTTGTCTCTTTTATTGCTGCTAGCAGTGAGTGCCTGGGTGAAGTAGATTCTTATGTTTACCTTTCTCCTGTTATACGGCCTTTCCTCCGCAGGCAACCTGTGTCTCTTACTTCCGAAAGGGATCTGCTTTCATGTTTAAAACCTCCTGTCTCAAGACAGGTTTACTATGAAGTCTTGGAGAACTCTAGGAGTTCAGACATGTTAGAAAGACAAAGAAAAATATGGTATAGTTCTTCACAGTCTAAACTATGGGAAATGGATTTACTGAAAAAAGGAATTGAAGAGTTGGACTCATTGAAGAACTGGAGTGACAAGCAACAAGGTCCTGGGGTTCAACAAACTGTCGGCACTGCCTTCCAACAGCCAGGGATAACTGATTGTGACAAAGCTGAGGCAAAATTGAGAGATATGGGAGCCTTTATGCATAATGATAGCAATGTGGGGCATCGTGATACCCAAGGCTTGGAGAAGTTACAGTTTTCAGGATTTATGTCACCAAATTTTAGTGGCGTGAACAGTTTGACGTTTGAAAAGCCATCAGAAGGCATACCTCTGTACTCCTTCAGTGTGGACAGGCGAGGAATGGGAGTGCCCCCTGCTGCATCTGATCCTCCATTGCCAATGAATTCTCTGGGTGTTAGTTCATCTGCAATGCCTTGGGTTAATCCACTTAGCAAGTCCTTTAATTTGGCTAGTTCAGTTCCAGCACCAAAGCTTTTTTCTGGTTCTTTTAGTATCAGCAATGGCTCTAAACAGTTCCATCGAGTGGTACATGAACCAGATGCAAGGGAAAATGAGACGGCCTATATTAATAGCACATTTCAAGATTTGGGATCATCTGCTAATGTTAAAGGTACTTCAATTGCACTGGAAGATGCAACTGCCCAAACTGATCTATCAGGATTTCCATCCTTTGCTCGAGCTTCCATACCCGATTCTGGTTGGAGGCCCCGAGGGGTGTTGGTTGCACACCTCCAGGAGCACCGATCAGCTGTCAATGACGTTGCTATATCTGCTGACCATAGTTTCTTTGTGAGTGCATCTGATGATTCTACAGTCAAGATTTGGGATTCCAGAAAGCTAGAAAAGGACATTTCATTCAGGTCTAAGCTAACTTATCACCTGGAGGGAAGCCGTGTGTTGTGTGCAGCAATGCTTCCAGGTTCTGCTCAAGTTATAATTGGAGCATCTGATGGATTTATTCATATGTTTTCTGTTGATCATATATCTAAAGGTCTAGGACACGTTGTCGAGAAATATTCTGGAATTGCTGATATCACAAAGAAGGATATCAAAGAAGGTGCCGTACTCAACCTCTTGAACTGCCCTGTGGATAATTATACCATTATGTATAGCACACAGAATTGTGGCATTCATCTGTGGGATACTAGGTCAAATTCCAATACCTGGAATCTTAAAGCTACTCCTGAGGAGGGCTATGCTTCTTCTCTAGCATCAGGGCCTTGTGGTAATTGGTTTGTATCAGGGTCATCCCGGGGGGTTATTACACTTTGGGACCTGAGGTTTCTTATACCTGTTAACTCTTGGCAGTATTCTCTTGCTTGCCCTATAGAAAAGATGTGTCTCTTTCTTCCTCCGTCAAATGCTTCTCTGTCTTCAGCTGCTAGACCCCTTGTTTATGTGGCTGCTGGTTGCAATGAAGTTTCTCTTTGGAATGCGGAGAATGGTAGCTGCCACCAG GTCCTAAGGATGGCCAATTATGACAGCGATGCCGAAATGTCTGATCTGCCTTGGGCCTTGGCCAGACCTTCAGGTAAGCCAACTTCTCAATCAGATCTAAGACGGAATGTTAATCGGAAGTATGGAGTTGATGAGGTAAACGAACCTCCTTCTCGTCTTCCTGGTATCCATTCGTTACTTCCCTTGCCTGGGGGCGATTTGTTGACTGGAGGCACTGATTTAAAGATACGTCGGTGGGATCATTACAG TCCTGACAGAAGTTACTGTATTTGTGGACCAAACATAAAAGGAATAGGAAATGATGATTTTTATGAAACAAAATCTAGTTTTGGGGTGCAAGTTGTACAG GAGACAAAAAGACGTCCTCTTACAATCAAGCTGACAGCAAAGGCGATTCTTGCGGCTGCTGCCACTGATTCTGGTGGTTGCCATCGTGACTCCATTGTTTCTTTGGCTTCTATTAAGTTAAACCAGAGACTCTTACTTTCAAGTGGTAGAGATGGGGCCATCAAGGTTTGGAAGTAA
- the LOC137838173 gene encoding serine/threonine-protein kinase VPS15 isoform X1 — translation MGNKIARTTQVSASEYYLHDLPSTYNLVLKEALGRGRFFKSIQCKHDEGLVLVKVYFKRGDFLDLSDYERRLSQIKQIFSSIDHPHVWPFQFWQETDKAAYLLRQYFFHNLHDRLSTRPFLSLVEKKWLAFQLLVAVNQCHENGVCHGDIKCENVLITSSNWLYLADFASFKPTYIPYDDPSDFSFFFDTGGRRLCYLAPERFYEHGGEMQMAQDTPLKPYMDIFAVGCVTAELFLEGQPLFELSQLLAYRRGQYDPSQHLEKIPDIGIRKMILHMIQLEPESRFSAERYLKEYAAVVFPIYFSPFLHDFYRCWSPLHSDMRVLLCQSAFPEILKQMMNNKPSDDAGANSGELLEEMVAKESVSFLKDSLRKREDIGKGLVHDNYEVLGDINGIPRDAKRNNNPSDVAGKAHNSTFPENLTNLQTGKLLQTISNAFRGNDHPFLKKITMNDLKSLMSEYDSQSDTFGMPFLPLPKDSMRCEGMVLITSLLCSCIRNVKLPHLRRAAVLLLKASALYIDDEDRLQRVIPYVIAMLSDAAAIVRCAALETLCDILPLVRDFPPSDAKIFPEYIFPMLSMLPDDPEESVRICYASNIAKLALTAYGFLIHSVSLSEAGVLDELSLSQKPLTSSTQTSGRMKRINGDVQLLQLRKSIAEVVQELVMGPKQTPNIRRALLQDIGKLCYFFGVRQSNDSLLPILPAFLNDRDEQLRTVFYEKIVYVCFFVGQRSVEEYLLPYIEQALSDMTESVIVKAVECMSILCKSGFFRKRTLLQMIDRGFPLLCYPSEWVRRSVVSFIAASSECLGEVDSYVYLSPVIRPFLRRQPVSLTSERDLLSCLKPPVSRQVYYEVLENSRSSDMLERQRKIWYSSSQSKLWEMDLLKKGIEELDSLKNWSDKQQGPGVQQTVGTAFQQPGITDCDKAEAKLRDMGAFMHNDSNVGHRDTQGLEKLQFSGFMSPNFSGVNSLTFEKPSEGIPLYSFSVDRRGMGVPPAASDPPLPMNSLGVSSSAMPWVNPLSKSFNLASSVPAPKLFSGSFSISNGSKQFHRVVHEPDARENETAYINSTFQDLGSSANVKGTSIALEDATAQTDLSGFPSFARASIPDSGWRPRGVLVAHLQEHRSAVNDVAISADHSFFVSASDDSTVKIWDSRKLEKDISFRSKLTYHLEGSRVLCAAMLPGSAQVIIGASDGFIHMFSVDHISKGLGHVVEKYSGIADITKKDIKEGAVLNLLNCPVDNYTIMYSTQNCGIHLWDTRSNSNTWNLKATPEEGYASSLASGPCGNWFVSGSSRGVITLWDLRFLIPVNSWQYSLACPIEKMCLFLPPSNASLSSAARPLVYVAAGCNEVSLWNAENGSCHQVLRMANYDSDAEMSDLPWALARPSGKPTSQSDLRRNVNRKYGVDEVNEPPSRLPGIHSLLPLPGGDLLTGGTDLKIRRWDHYSPDRSYCICGPNIKGIGNDDFYETKSSFGVQVVQETKRRPLTIKLTAKAILAAAATDSGGCHRDSIVSLASIKLNQRLLLSSGRDGAIKVWK, via the exons TTTTGGCAAGAAACGGACAAAGCAGCGTACCTTTTGAGACAGTATTTCTTCCATAATCTGCATGATAGGTTAAGTACTCGACCTTTTCTTAGTCTTGTTGAGAAGAAATGGTTGGCTTTTCAG TTGCTTGTAGCTGTAAACCAGTGCCACGAGAATGGAGTATGTCACG GTGATATCAAGTGTGAGAATGTGCTGATTACCTCCTCCAATTGGCTTTACCTTGCTGACTTTGCATCTTTCAAACCCACATACATTCCGTATGATGACCCATCtgatttctcttttttctttgacACTGGTGGACGAAGACTATGTTATCTTGCACCTGAG AGATTTTATGAACATGGAGGCGAGATGCAGATGGCACAAGATACCCCCTTAAAACCCTATATGGATATATTTGCTGTTGG GTGTGTAACTGCTGAGCTTTTCCTTGAGGGGCAGCCACTATTTGAACTGTCTCAACTTCTTGCTTATCGCAGAGGGCAATATGATCCAAGTCAACACCTTGAAAAA ATACCGGATATTGGAATCCGTAAAATGATATTGCACATGATTCAGTTAGAACCCGAGTCCCGATTTTCTGCTGAAAGATATCTGAAGGAATATGCTGCAGTTGTTTTTCCGATTTATTTTTCACCATTTCTTCATGATTTTTACCGTTGCTGGAGTCCTCTTCATTCTGACATGAGG GTTTTACTATGCCAAAGTGCTTTTCCGGAGATACTCAAACAAATGATGAACAATAAGCCATCTGATGATGCAGGTGCTAATTCCGGGGAACTTTTGGAAGAGATGGTTGCTAAAGAAAGTGTGAGTTTCTTGAAGGATTCACTGAGGAAGAGAGAAGACATAGGCAAAGGCTTAGTCCATGATAACTATGAAGTTCTTGGTGATATTAATGGCATACCGAGGGATgcgaaaagaaataataatccATCCGATGTAGCAGGAAAGGCACATAATTCAACTTTCCCCGAAAATCTAACAAATCTTCAAACTGGTAAACTGCTTCAAACTATCTCCAATGCTTTTCGAGGGAATGACCATccctttttgaaaaaaattactatgaatgatttgaaatCATTGATGTCTGAGTATGATAGTCAATCAGATACATTTGGAATGCCTTTTCTACCGTTACCAAAGGATAGTATGAGATGTGAAGGCATGGTTTTGATAACTTCTTTGCTGTGCTCTTGCATACGCAATGTCAAGTTGCCTCACCTGAGGAGGGCAGCTGTACTCTTGTTGAAGGCTTCTGCTCTATATATTGATGATGAAGATCGTTTGCAGCGTGTTATACCATATGTGATTGCAATGCTTTCAGATGCAGCAGCAATTGTCCGTTGTGCTGCTTTGGAGACTTTGTGTGACATTCTTCCCTTAGTGAGGGATTTTCCTCCCAGTGATGCGAAGATATTTCCTGAGTATATTTTTCCAATGCTTTCTATGCTTCCTGATGATCCTGAGGAAAGTGTGAGGATATGCTATGCCAGCAATATAGCTAAACTGGCGTTGACTGCTTATGGATTTCTGATACACTCAGTAAGCTTGAGTGAGGCAGGTGTCCTTGATGAATTGAGTTTGTCACAGAAACCATTGACATCATCCACTCAGACCTCTGGAAGAATGAAGAGGATAAATGGTGATGTTCAACTTCTGCAGCTGAGGAAATCCATTGCGGAGGTTGTCCAAGAACTTGTTATGGGTCCTAAGCAAACCCCAAATATAAGGAGAGCACTTCTTCAGGATATTGGCAAACTGTGCTACTTCTTTGGTGTGAGACAGAGTAATGACTCTCTTTTACCCATTCTTCCTGCTTTCTTAAATGATCGGGATGAGCAATTAAGGACAGTATTCTATGAAAAAATAGTTTATGTCTGCTTTTTTGTGGGGCAAAgaagtgtagaagaatatttaTTACCTTATATTGAGCAAGCTTTAAGTGACATGACAGAATCAGTCATTGTTAAAGCCGTAGAATGTATGTCTATTCTATGTAAAAGTGGTTTCTTCCGGAAGAGAACATTGCTTCAAATGATAGATCGTGGCTTTCCTTTATTGTGTTATCCTAGTGAATGGGTACGGAGATCAGTTGTCTCTTTTATTGCTGCTAGCAGTGAGTGCCTGGGTGAAGTAGATTCTTATGTTTACCTTTCTCCTGTTATACGGCCTTTCCTCCGCAGGCAACCTGTGTCTCTTACTTCCGAAAGGGATCTGCTTTCATGTTTAAAACCTCCTGTCTCAAGACAGGTTTACTATGAAGTCTTGGAGAACTCTAGGAGTTCAGACATGTTAGAAAGACAAAGAAAAATATGGTATAGTTCTTCACAGTCTAAACTATGGGAAATGGATTTACTGAAAAAAGGAATTGAAGAGTTGGACTCATTGAAGAACTGGAGTGACAAGCAACAAGGTCCTGGGGTTCAACAAACTGTCGGCACTGCCTTCCAACAGCCAGGGATAACTGATTGTGACAAAGCTGAGGCAAAATTGAGAGATATGGGAGCCTTTATGCATAATGATAGCAATGTGGGGCATCGTGATACCCAAGGCTTGGAGAAGTTACAGTTTTCAGGATTTATGTCACCAAATTTTAGTGGCGTGAACAGTTTGACGTTTGAAAAGCCATCAGAAGGCATACCTCTGTACTCCTTCAGTGTGGACAGGCGAGGAATGGGAGTGCCCCCTGCTGCATCTGATCCTCCATTGCCAATGAATTCTCTGGGTGTTAGTTCATCTGCAATGCCTTGGGTTAATCCACTTAGCAAGTCCTTTAATTTGGCTAGTTCAGTTCCAGCACCAAAGCTTTTTTCTGGTTCTTTTAGTATCAGCAATGGCTCTAAACAGTTCCATCGAGTGGTACATGAACCAGATGCAAGGGAAAATGAGACGGCCTATATTAATAGCACATTTCAAGATTTGGGATCATCTGCTAATGTTAAAGGTACTTCAATTGCACTGGAAGATGCAACTGCCCAAACTGATCTATCAGGATTTCCATCCTTTGCTCGAGCTTCCATACCCGATTCTGGTTGGAGGCCCCGAGGGGTGTTGGTTGCACACCTCCAGGAGCACCGATCAGCTGTCAATGACGTTGCTATATCTGCTGACCATAGTTTCTTTGTGAGTGCATCTGATGATTCTACAGTCAAGATTTGGGATTCCAGAAAGCTAGAAAAGGACATTTCATTCAGGTCTAAGCTAACTTATCACCTGGAGGGAAGCCGTGTGTTGTGTGCAGCAATGCTTCCAGGTTCTGCTCAAGTTATAATTGGAGCATCTGATGGATTTATTCATATGTTTTCTGTTGATCATATATCTAAAGGTCTAGGACACGTTGTCGAGAAATATTCTGGAATTGCTGATATCACAAAGAAGGATATCAAAGAAGGTGCCGTACTCAACCTCTTGAACTGCCCTGTGGATAATTATACCATTATGTATAGCACACAGAATTGTGGCATTCATCTGTGGGATACTAGGTCAAATTCCAATACCTGGAATCTTAAAGCTACTCCTGAGGAGGGCTATGCTTCTTCTCTAGCATCAGGGCCTTGTGGTAATTGGTTTGTATCAGGGTCATCCCGGGGGGTTATTACACTTTGGGACCTGAGGTTTCTTATACCTGTTAACTCTTGGCAGTATTCTCTTGCTTGCCCTATAGAAAAGATGTGTCTCTTTCTTCCTCCGTCAAATGCTTCTCTGTCTTCAGCTGCTAGACCCCTTGTTTATGTGGCTGCTGGTTGCAATGAAGTTTCTCTTTGGAATGCGGAGAATGGTAGCTGCCACCAG GTCCTAAGGATGGCCAATTATGACAGCGATGCCGAAATGTCTGATCTGCCTTGGGCCTTGGCCAGACCTTCAGGTAAGCCAACTTCTCAATCAGATCTAAGACGGAATGTTAATCGGAAGTATGGAGTTGATGAGGTAAACGAACCTCCTTCTCGTCTTCCTGGTATCCATTCGTTACTTCCCTTGCCTGGGGGCGATTTGTTGACTGGAGGCACTGATTTAAAGATACGTCGGTGGGATCATTACAG TCCTGACAGAAGTTACTGTATTTGTGGACCAAACATAAAAGGAATAGGAAATGATGATTTTTATGAAACAAAATCTAGTTTTGGGGTGCAAGTTGTACAG GAGACAAAAAGACGTCCTCTTACAATCAAGCTGACAGCAAAGGCGATTCTTGCGGCTGCTGCCACTGATTCTGGTGGTTGCCATCGTGACTCCATTGTTTCTTTGGCTTCTATTAAGTTAAACCAGAGACTCTTACTTTCAAGTGGTAGAGATGGGGCCATCAAGGTTTGGAAGTAA